One segment of Carya illinoinensis cultivar Pawnee chromosome 13, C.illinoinensisPawnee_v1, whole genome shotgun sequence DNA contains the following:
- the LOC122292499 gene encoding uncharacterized protein LOC122292499: MSSLASSVASSSQWISRASLLTTPSKFPKFQSCSPPPPPPSCCYSCSRLVCRAGSNSQSVGSDPKFVLHEALESSGIDTSHAREAREGFCAQIRKLSDIERETSITINRCVDLGKTALYIAAEDDSLVSHSSVPLPVDAFIERLDDLSVGYCSQYNSSYRSSPEKFLESLERYLYGMKGFRRTHSKNQAEPRALYLHSVLTHRSGSIAMLSLIYSEVLKMLRLWGLVNFDVEIFFPHDLHSLPRGYDKQKSRDSDQAHIITSQMLLVEILRNLKNAFWPFQHDHTRSLFLWAAHAANCIDESNIGEESGFQIASAKAAQHRLERGVWTSVRFGDMRRALSTCERLILLDTNKKELRDYSILLYHCGFFEQSLQYLKLYQDAKDSSPIKQSPDSLSSLEDDAVEKLMIRLNLILMEEGWSRPPYIRNYLGNNSEPW, from the exons ATGAGTTCGTTGGCTTCTTCTGTTGCCTCCTCCTCTCAATGGATTTCGAGAGCCTCTTTACTCACAACGCCTTCCAAATTCCCCAAATTCCAATCCtgttctcctcctcctccaccacctTCTTGTTGTTACTCGTGTTCTCGCTTGGTGTGTCGTGCCGGTTCGAATTCCCAGTCCGTGGGGAGCGACCCGAAGTTCGTTCTCCACGAGGCTCTGGAATCTTCTGGAATCGATACTTCGCATGCCAGA GAAGCAAGAGAGGGTTTCTGTGCACAGATTCGAAAATTATCTGATATAGAGAGGGAAACCAGCATCACCATTAATAGATGCGTTGATTTGGGGAAAACAGCTCTTTATATTGCTGCAGAGGATGATTCGCTTGTTTCGCACTCTTCCGTTCCTCTCCCTGTGGATGCTTTCATTGAAAGACTGGACGACCTTTCCGTGGGATACTGCTCACAGTATAACTCTTCCTACAGGTCATCGCCGGAGAAGTTCTTGGAGAGTTTAGAGAGATACCTGTATGGCATGAAG gGTTTCCGAAGGACACATTCAAAAAATCAAGCAGAGCCACGAGCTCTTTATCTTCACTCG GTCTTGACCCATCGTTCAGGATCCATTGCAATGCTTTCGCTTATATATTCAGAAGTCCTGAAAATGCTTCGCTTGTGGGGCCTTGTGAATTTTGATGTGGAAATATTCTTTCCTCATGATTTGCATAGTCTACCTAGAGGCTATGATAAACAGAAAAGCAGGGACTCGGATCAAGCACATATAATTACATCACAAATGTTATTGGTGGAG attttgagaaatctgAAAAATGCTTTCTGGCCATTTCAACATGATCACACCAGGAGTTTATTCTTATGGGCGGCACATGCCGCTAATTGCATTGATGAATCAAATATTGGTGAAGAAAG TGGCTTTCAGATTGCATCTGCCAAGGCTGCTCAGCATCGGCTAGAACGTGGTGTTTGGACTAGTGTACGTTTTGGGGACATGAGGCGTGCATTATCTA CATGTGAACGTCTTATCCTCCTAGATACCAATAAAAAGGAATTAAGAGATTATAGCATTCTTCTCTACCACTGTGGATTCTTTGAGCAATCACTGCAATATCTGAAGTTGTACCAGGATGCGAAG GATTCTTCCCCAATAAAACAATCGCCTGATTCACTTAGCAGCCTGGAGGATGATGCCGTGGAGAAATTGATGATACGCCTCAACCTCATTTTGATGGAGGAAGGTTGGAGCAGGCCACCATATATTAGAAATTATCTTGGTAATAACTCTGAACCATGGTAG
- the LOC122290750 gene encoding protein LATERAL ROOT PRIMORDIUM 1-like: MGMLGLRDLVLIAPTSSMHQPNQPISADHHPNLHLPSSAALGVGLGIFPLLTATPCITPSNNGVQDCGNSNNPNCWTLKKGQELSSSNKGGLDVENDASEQMFESSGSGMRVCRDCGNKAKKDCSYRRCRTCCKSRGNDCATHVRSTWVPAARRRDRRMSVVGGDGDASSGSSSGVKRPRIEVSPPNVNATSHASTSNATTPRSTGISSSHQDASFKHSLPRQVRAPAVFRCHRVTAVSSGEAEIVYQATVSISGHVFKGFLYDHGVDDKNSFPSVSQMHLESSSRGGRNRESSSPIVAPSNAHPGSAS; encoded by the exons ATGGGCATGTTGGGCCTCCGAGACCTTGTTCTCATTGCTCCAACCTCTTCCATGCACCAACCAAACCAACCCATTTCTGCTGATCACCACCCTAACCTTCATCTACCTTCCTCAGCCGCCCTTGGTGTAGGTCTCGGCATTTTCCCGCTTTTAACTGCCACTCCATGCATCACACCCTCAAACAATGGCGTCCAAGACTGCGGCAACTCTAATAACCCCAACTGTTGGACTCTAAAGAAAGGCCAAGAACTGAGTTCCTCAAACAAAGGTGGGCTTGACGTCGAAAATGATGCTTCTGAGCAGATGTTCGAGAGTAGTGGGAGTGGAATGAGGGTTTGCAGGGATTGTGGGAACAAGGCCAAGAAGGATTGTAGTTATAGGAGGTGCAGGACTTGCTGTAAGAGCCGTGGTAATGATTGTGCTACCCACGTGAGGAGCACGTGGGTTCCGGCAGCTCGGCGGCGGGATCGGAGGATGTCGGTGGTGGGCGGTGATGGTGATGCTTCTTCCGGATCTTCCTCTGGGGTTAAAAGGCCAAGAATTGAGGTGTCACCTCCTAATGTTAATGCTACATCTCATGCTTCAACATCTAATGCTACCACTCCTAGGAGTACCGGCATTAGCTCTAGCCACCAAG ATGCAAGTTTTAAACATTCCTTACCGCGCCAAGTCCGCGCACCGGCGGTATTCAGGTGTCACAGAGTCACAGCCGTGAGTAGTGGTGAAGCCGAGATTGTCTACCAGGCTACAGTGAGCATCAGTGGTCATGTTTTCAAAGGGTTTCTCTATGATCATGGGGTTGATGATAAAAACTCGTTCCCTTCTGTTTCACAAATGCATTTGGAAAGTAGTAGTCGGGGTGGAAGGAATAGGGAGTCCTCTTCTCCAATTGTGGCTCCATCAAATGCACATCCAGGCTCTGCCAGCTGA
- the LOC122291380 gene encoding phosphatidylinositol 4-phosphate 5-kinase 6-like — protein sequence MNLKRQENCSGERLRYERAAKTLALRTPRKQKYANHKLVKKRTTMSVAHADDDEPCPGQVYHAEKVLVNGDFYTGQWVDNVPHGHGKYLWTDGCMYVGEWHRGKTTGKGKFSWPSGATYEGDFKKGYMDGRGTYTGSSGDTFRGYWVMNLKHGQGTKSFVNGDYYEGEWRRGLQDGQGKYQWKNGNHYIGQWRIGLMNGNGTMIWSNGNRFDGFWEDGLPKGNGTFRWSDGSFYAGLWSKDGKNQNGTYYPSGNSDGDLDWDPQEVFEVDLNDCKICPGEKVLIFPSQKMLNWPGIEVEFLQKQPIYKKGYDGSVKPKRMSMDGKVSNYNWEDDGDADFNGVEGLGNLHLEESVKKGNGPQQLRVKTEKRQGVTISKGHKNYELMLNLQLGIRHSVARPAPKTTLDLKASAFDPKEKVWTKFPPEGSKHTPPHQSADFKWKDYCPVVFRSLRKLFKVDPADYMISICGNDALRELSSPGKSGSFFYLTNDDRYMIKTMKKAEVKVLLRMLPAYYKHVRAFENTLVTKFYGLHCVKLTGASQKKVRFVIMGNLFCAEYAIHRRFDLKGSSHGRTTEKPEAEIDPTITLKDLDLNYIFRLQKAWFPEFCRQVDRDCEFLEQERIMDYSLLVGLHFQETSHGDSLTTRSRSIEGNGDPQNDGASCLFNADVDQLRCVSTRCASIKLGINMPAWAERTERRSDFDSQLVGEPTGDLHDVILFFGIIDILQDYDISKKLEHAYKSFQYDPTSISAVDPRQYSKRFRDFIFRVFVEDI from the exons ATGAACCTGAAGAGACAAGAAAACTGTAGTGGAGAGAGGCTGAGGTATGAGCGAGCAGCGAAAACGTTGGCATTGCGAACGCCTCGGAAGCAAAAGTACGCAAATCACAAGCTAGTCAAGAAAAGAACAACCATGTCCGTGGCACATGCCGATGACGACGAGCCTTGTCCAGGCCAAGTCTACCACGCCGAGAAAGTCCTTGTCAATGGCGACTTCTACACTGGACAGTGGGTGGACAACGTTCCACATGGCCATGGCAAATACCTTTGGACAGATGGTTGCATGTACGTCGGCGAATGGCACAGAGGGAAGACCACGGGCAAGGGGAAGTTCAGCTGGCCCTCTGGGGCCACCTATGAGGGTGACTTCAAGAAAGGATACATGGATGGGAGAGGGACTTACACGGGTTCCTCTGGGGATACATTCAGAGGTTATTGGGTGATGAACTTAAAGCATGGGCAAGGGACTAAGAGCTTTGTCAATGGAGATTATTACGAGGGCGAATGGAGGCGTGGACTGCAGGATGGCCAAGGCAAGTATCAGTGGAAGAATGGGAACCATTATATTGGACAGTGGAGGATCGGATTAATGAATGGGAATGGGACAATGATTTGGAGTAATGGGAATAGGTTTGATGGGTTTTGGGAAGATGGGTTGCCAAAAGGTAACGGGACTTTTAGGTGGTCGGATGGGAGTTTTTATGCGGGGTTGTGGAGTAAGGATGGTAAAAACCAGAATGGTACTTATTATCCATCAGGGAATTCTGATGGGGATTTGGATTGGGATCCACAAGAGGTTTTTGAAGTAGATTTGAATGATTGTAAAATTTGTCCTGGGGAGAAAGTGTTGATTTTTCCTTCTCAGAAAATGTTAAATTGGCCTGGGATTGAGGTGGAGTTCTTGCAGAAGCAGCCGATATATAAGAAAGGGTATGACGGAAGTGTGAAGCCTAAGAGGATGTCGATGGATGGGAAGGTGAGTAATTATAACTGGGAGGATGATGGGGATGCTGATTTCAATGGAGTTGAGGGATTGGGGAATCTTCATCTTGAGGAGTCGGTTAAGAAAGGGAATGGGCCGCAGCAGTTGAGAGTGAAGACAGAGAAGAGGCAGGGGGTGACCATATCGAAAGGGCATAAGAACTATGAGCTGATGCTCAATCTGCAGTTAGGGATAAG ACATTCTGTTGCAAGGCCTGCTCCAAAGACAACCCTTGATTTGAAGGCTTCGGCTTTTGATCCCAAAGAAAAAGTATGGACCAAATTTCCTCCAGAAGGATCCAAGCATACCCCGCCTCACCAGTCGGCTGACTTCAAATGGAAGGACTACTGCCCAGTAGTTTTCAG GAGTCTCAGGAAATTGTTCAAGGTGGATCCGGCAGATTACATGATATCAATATGTGGGAATGATGCCCTTCGGGAGCTATCATCCCCTGGAAAAAGCGGAAGCTTTTTTTACTTGACCAACGATGACCGATACATGATAAAAACCATGAAGAAGGCAGAAGTAAAA GTGCTCCTTCGGATGCTCCCAGCCTACTACAAGCATGTCCGGGCCTTCGAGAACACTCTAGTCACCAAATTCTATGGTCTTCATTGTGTCAAACTGACTGGGGCCTCACAGAAGAAG GTACGATTTGTCATAATGGGGAATCTATTCTGTGCTGAGTATGCAATTCACAGGCGGTTTGACTTGAAAGGTTCTTCCCATGGTCGCACAACTGAGAAACCGGAGGCAGAAATTGATCCAACAATAACCCTTAAGGACCTTGATCTCAATTATATATTCAGGTTGCAGAAAGCTTGGTTCCCGGAGTTTTGCAg GCAAGTGGACAGGGACTGCGAATTTCTTGAACAGGAGAGGATTATGGACTACAGTCTATTGGTTGGTCTTCACTTCCAAGAAACTTCACATGGGGATTCGCTCACAACTAGGAGCCGTTCCATTGAAG GAAATGGAGACCCTCAAAATGACGGAGCCTCTTGCCTTTTTAATGCAGATGTGGACCAGCTTCGTTGTGTTTCTACCCG TTGTGCATCCATTAAATTAGGTATAAATATGCCAGCATGGGCTGAACGGACGGAGAGAAGAAGCGACTTTGATTCTCAGCTGGTTGGAGAACCAACAGGAGACTTACATGATGTTATCCTTTTCTTTGGTATAATCGACATTCTACAAGACTATGATATTAGTAAAAAGCTAGAGCACGCATACAAATCATTCCAATATGACCCCACTTCAATTTCTGCTGTTGATCCAAGGCAATACTCAAAACGTTTTCGGGATTTCATATTCAGAGTTTTTGTAGAAGACATTTGA
- the LOC122292129 gene encoding NADPH:quinone oxidoreductase-like, producing the protein CGFGLVVAIQLFEESIKGMQIEHIEIEQLPMLNTDLEGHGTFPPAVETFCQKIKEADCVMFASPEYNFSLAAPLKNAIDHWGSRPPNAWADKAAAIISTGGNGGGERAQYHLRQVGVFLDLHFINKPLFCLSAFEPPAKFDKDGNLINAEAKEKLKEVLLALHSFTLRLRGK; encoded by the exons TGTGGGTTTGGTTTGGTTGTAGCAATCCAACTATTCGAGGAGTCGATCAAAGGCATGCAAATAGAGCACATAGAAATCGAGCAGCTACCGATGCTAAATACTGATCTTGAAGGCCATGGCACTTTTCCACCGGCAGTTGAAACTTTCTgtcagaaaataaaagaagctGATTGTGTTATGTTTGCTTCCCCCGAGTACAATTTCTCCCTCGCTG CACCTCTGAAGAATGCAATTGATCACTGGGGATCTAGACCACCAAATGCGTGGGCTGACAAGGCTGCTGCAATCATAAGCACTGGAGGAAATGGTGGTGGGGAACGAGCGCAGTATCATCTTCGCCAAGTTGgagtttttcttgatcttcactTCATCAATAAACCATTATTTTGCTTGAGCGCGTTCGAGCCTCCGGCAAAGTTCGATAAAGATGGAAACCTGATCAATGCAGAAGCCAAAGAAAAGTTGAAGGAAGTTCTTCTAGCCTTGCATTCATTTACTTTGCGTCTCCGGGGCAAGTAA